CATTCAGGGGGGACTGATGTTGCGGCTGCAGCTGATGCGACTGCTGGTTAGCATATTTATTCTGCATTTGTGCATCTGGTTGGttcacttgctgctgctgctgctcgtagCCCGTCTGCGGTGGCaattgttgttgatgctgctgctgcatctgctgctgatgtggcATTTGCTGTTGATGGACATGAGCCCGTCCCGAGGGCGGGGGTTCCATGCGCGTCGGCTGACCGGCAGCCGGCTGTTGCACGTACTGCTGTTGCAATTGCTGCTGTGAGGGCACCGCAGCCGGCGGAGGCATCTGCTGCTGTGGCACGGCATCCACTGGAGGCATCTGCTgatactgctgctgttgttgctgctgctgctgctgctgggcgggaATGGGAGCCGATGGCTGCTGTCCACCAGGTGCTCCGCCTACTGCTGCCTGCGGCATGTTGTCTCTGTCAAGGCCAGAATGGCGAACCCGGGCGGGTCGGGCAAAAGCGTTTGAAGCCAGATAGGCATCATCCACATCCTGCAAGCCAGAGCGACGCTGGAAGGGATTCTGATTGCGTACGGGACCGCTGCGGCTTAGGGCGTCCAATGGACTCTTGCGTGGCTGTGATTTGTCATTATTTGTTGGGCTACTGATTCCGAACGAGGGAAGCGTCTTACATTATCGTTGGCATTGGTATTCCTGGACTGGCTGGGCGTCAGGCTGACCTGACTGGCCTGCTTGTGacccactgctgctgctactccACCACTGGCATGGCGTGACTATAAACCAGGTGATTCAGTCATCATCTCGAGGAGTGTGTTATAGTCGACCAACTTACAGCAACGCTCGTCTTGGAGGCATGATAGCCACCACCGCCTTGGCGTGCCCCAGAGGCATTACCACGTTTGGCATCCATAAATTAAATCACTGGAAATTAGTAAGCCGCACGAGAAACTCAGCACAAATCGCGAGGAAAATAGTTGATGATTTTTTTCAGTTAAAAAATAGtgtacaaaatacaaatatatttttgtatacagGAAGTCGAAAGAGCTATCCGACCGCTGGGATGTATAAATTTAAACTGAGGTAAAGCCGATTCCGCTTG
This genomic interval from Drosophila teissieri strain GT53w chromosome 3L, Prin_Dtei_1.1, whole genome shotgun sequence contains the following:
- the LOC122618418 gene encoding vacuolar protein-sorting-associated protein 36 — encoded protein: MDAKRGNASGARQGGGGYHASKTSVASRHASGGVAAAVGHKQASQVSLTPSQSRNTNANDNPRKSPLDALSRSGPVRNQNPFQRRSGLQDVDDAYLASNAFARPARVRHSGLDRDNMPQAAVGGAPGGQQPSAPIPAQQQQQQQQQQQYQQMPPVDAVPQQQMPPPAAVPSQQQLQQQYVQQPAAGQPTRMEPPPSGRAHVHQQQMPHQQQMQQQHQQQLPPQTGYEQQQQQVNQPDAQMQNKYANQQSHQLQPQHQSPLNGYPSQPPKAPQASMPTTGGAAAAAPGATGGNNAPRENAGGSAAPADAEMCTTCPNCQTTIYLVRSPELGHGDAGLPVQ